AAACAAAAAAAACCCCCAACTTTATACAAGAGAGTAAATCATCAAAACAACTAGACCAAGAAGTATTAGATAGATATTCAGAAGAAACTCCTTGGGGAATGAATGTTTCTATTGATTTATATGAAGCTGATCCAAAACTCATGAAAGATCCTAAATATGTCAAACAATTTATGACTGATTTAGTTAAATTCATTAACATGAAAGCCTATGGAGAGCCAATTGTTGTTGATTTTGGAGATACCCCTAGAGTTGCTGGAATTTCAGCTTTGCAATTAATAGAGACATCAAGCATCACGGCTCATTTTGCAAACTTTTCAAGTACCATACACATAGATATTTTTAGTTGTAAGGCATTTAGTCCGCATTTGGCAGGATTGTTTTGTAAAGAATATTTTAAGGCTGAGGAAATGAAAATGTCTCCTATAGTCTTTAGATTTTAAAAAAGAAACGAAAGCGGGTTTCGAAAAAAGGGTGATTGACTTACGAATGGGTGGGTTTATTTTGGTTCCAAAATCCTAAAATCTCTATCGGCGGCCTCTACTTAGTTGGATTTTAGAGCATCAAAGACCCACTCTACATAGGCTTTTGAACCTTGATCGATAGAAACGCTCAAAATTTCGTTTGTCTCATAACTCGCATTTTTTTCAATCAAAGTACAAATCGCGTCAAAGTGTTTTTTTTGTGTTTTCAGAATAACCTTCACCTCCTGTTCATGCGGGACTCTTCCCATGAAAACATCGACTCTACAGGAAAAAAACTGGCACATGCAATGAGCTTTTTGTCCAAAAGAGCAGAGATGATCGATTTTGCTTCAATAAGGTTGGGACAGGTCCAAAAAATATAGATTAAGTTCACCGCAATCAATGTCCTAGGATCAAACGTTGACAAATTTCATCTTGTAATTGTCTAGAATGAAAGCTTTGGCTCGCTTCGGATTGTAAATACATGCGTGCAATGTCTCTTTCAGAAGAAGTCTTAAATTGTTCTTCTATTTGATGTTCAAAGTCATGGAATCCCTTATCACATACTTCCATAGCTTGAAGAAAGGGATTTTGATTAAGATGAGCAAAAAATTCCTGCGCGATTTGAAAAGCCTGTTGTTTTAACTCCTCGATGTCTTGATTTCTTAGCTCTCTTAATCGATTCATAATCTGATGGCATTCTTGCAGAGGATTTGTGGACATTTTATTTTCTCTCTCCTATTCTAACGCCTTGAGATGGCAATCCATAGTATAACACTTTTTGTAATTCTGTTAAATAGGGAACATCAGAATTTAAAATATCTTTTAATAACAATTTTTTTAGAAGCTCTTCCTGGAAAATAGTATACCCTTGACTACCAAGGTTTTGTGTGCTTCTTGTTGTGAGATCTTCATTAGTTTTATGCGTGGATCCAAAGACAAGCAAATCTTGCGTACCAAGGGGAAGAATCCTAATAATTAAAGACGGTATTTTTTCTTTTAACTCGCTGATGAGCTGAAGTTCTTGAGGTTTCAGGTGTACTTGTTCTGGATGGCCCTTGAGTTGAGTGGGTTTTCCCCATTGGATATTTTCAAGATCTATAGGAACAATTTCAGGATGATCACTATCTAAAGCAACGAAAAATATGTTTGCGAAAGTAAGATCACTAATGCTTAATTGTGTAAGAATGGCATCTAGGTGATTAAGTTTCTGATACAAAACAGCTTGTTTTTCTTTACTTACGTCTTGGTCTATAAAGGAATGAGCACTTTGTTTATGACTGGGATGTTTTCCGTCAATAAATTCCCATAAACTTATAGGTCCTAAATCTTCAATCATTTCCCAGCTGGTTTCTTTTGAAGGAGAGAGAATGGTATATGTAGGCAGATCATGAGTAGAGGATTTTTGACTTGGAGGAAGTTGGTTAATTTGTCTAAAAAGTTCAATAACTTTTTGATCTAATAGAGCATCTCTGGGCTTGCAAACAAACTTAAATGACATGCCTTTGCTGAAAATAAATGTGACAACCACGGGTTTTTTTCCAAAATGATGCGTTTCATCTCCCTCATTAACGTATTCTAAGTCAATTTTTTCTAATGCAGGAAGACCGCTTTGTAAAATTCCTGCTTTTTGAAATTCGGAAATAACCCGCTCCTGATTGGTTTGAAAAAAAGCATGTAGCTGTTGAAAAAAAAGTAGATTATTTAAGATAGGGTTTAATATGCGTTCTTTTGTACAAATAAAGTCTGCATAAGAGTGTTCGCGATTCAAAAGTAGATCAAAATGATCACTTATCATACCTAAGGAAGCATATGTTTTTGTTAGTTCTACACCCAACGTATCGAGTTGTTCATAGAGCTGTGAAAATTTTTGTTGGGATTTTTGATTTTTTTGATCTTTTTGATACTCCAAGTAAGCCTTCTTCATTTCTAAAAATCGGAATTCATAATCCATTAAAGCAGATTCTAATTTTTTAAATGCAGTTGCTTGTTCAGAGCTAAAATGGTGTAATTTATCAAAATGCAATGCGCGTTGATGAGATAATTCATCTAAAACTTCTGCGATATCTTTAGGAATATTTCGATCAATGATTATTTCGCCAGCACTTTGCGAAGATTGAAAATGAGATGATCGTAATGGATCCGGAGGAGGTGTGCGAGATGCCATATAATCCTTTTTTTTCATGTAGAAAGGAATGGGAATATTTTTCAATCAAATTCTTGAAGGGATACACATTTACTTTTTAACTTGAAGGTGTTATTTTTCAAAATAGAATCAATTAGAGAGGTCATGAATGCATATTGAAGAAGAGAAGAAAAAAGATTATGTCATTATTAAGGTCTCAGGAAGATTGGATGCCATCAATTCGCCACGTTTTGAGAAAAAAATGAAAGAAAAACTCGATGAAGAAAAACGTAAAATTCTTCTCGATTTTTTGGATGTTGAATATCTAAGTTCATCAGGAATGCGTGTGCTTTTGTCTTTTACCAAAAAATTGGATGCACTAGGTGGTAAACTTGTTGTATTTAACGTCGATGAAGATGTGTTAGAAGTGCTTAAAATGGCAGGTTTTGATCGCGTGATTAAAATTGTTTCATCGCAGCAAAAAGCAGAAGAATTAATGGCGTAAAATGCCAAATCATTTTGAGGAAACGTTTCTTTCTCCCGAATATAAAAAAATGCATGGTATTGCTTTTGGTAAGATGCCAAGAGCCATTGTGCTTGCAGGTCCCACGGGAGTTGGCAAAACTGTACTGTCGCTTCAACTCGCCAAAATCATGGGAGCAGAAATTGTTTCTTGCGATTCGATGCAGGTGTACAAAGGCATGGATATTGGAACAGCCAAACCCTCTATTTTAGAGCGCAATGAGATCCCGCATCATCTCATTGATATTCGAGAAGTCAAAAAACCCATCAACGTGGTGGAATTTTTTCAAGAAGCAAAAAAAGCTACAGAATCCATTGTTTCTAGAAATCGCATTCCTATTTTTGTGGGAGGCACGGGATTTTATATCCAAGCGCTGATCCATGGACCTCCGATAGGTCCTCCAGCGGATGCCAATGTACGCAAACTATTGCATAGCGATCTTGAGCGTTTTAGCATTGAAGCGCTTTATGATAGGATCTGTAAGTTAGATCCAGAATATGCCAAAGATATCACACCTTTCGACAAGCATAAAATCTTGCGTGCATTGGAAATTATGGCAATCACACACAAAAAGGTTTCCGATTTTCATCCCAAAAAGTTTTCCAAGGGATTGGAATTAGATTTCCATTGCTGGTTTTTATCAAGATCTAGAAAGGCGCTCTATGAGCGTATTGAACAGCGCTGTGATCAGATGATCAAAATCGGATTTTTGGAAGAAATGGAAGATCTTGTGCAAAAAGGCTTGCAAACCAATGTGACAGCATCCAATGCCATTGGATATCGTCAAGCTTTAGATTTTTTGCACTCCAAACGCACAGAAGAAGAATTTCACGATTTTATTGCTAAATTCAAGCAAAAGACAAGGCAGTATGCCAAAAAACAATTCACCTGGTTTCGTAAGCAAAAAGAATTTCGTTGGTTGGATTTGGAAAAATATTCTCAAGAAGCAGCCATTCAAGCCGTACTGCTAGACTTCGAGAGGAGATGATTTAAACTGGTACTATGCGATAAATTTTGTTTAGAGGGAGAGCGAAAGGGGCGAGATACAAGTATTGTTCAGAAGTCCAACTCGGGTAGGAGTTGGACAAGGAGCCAATGCGCAGTAGATTGGCCCTTACAGCCTTCCTATAGATGAAATTTATCGCATGGTACCAGTATATTATAAAATGTGTCGCGTTCAAAAGGCTCAAAACCCGCTTGTTTGATCATCTCAATAATTTCCATTTGGGTCGTTTTGTTCACAAAATTAGCTTTTCTATGGACGCTTTCTTGTAAAATGGTGCCTCCAAAATCATCAGCTCCATAATTAAGCGCTAGCATGCCCGCTTCTTTGCCTTCAGGAAACCAGCTTGCTTGGATATGATCAAAATTATCTAAATAGATCCTTGCAAAGCTAAGTATTCTAAAATAATCCTCAGGTCCAGCACAGTGTTTAACATGTTTTTTTAGGGGATTGTTGCCACTTTTGTAACTCCAAGGGATGAAGGCCGTGAATCCTTGTGTTTCATCTTGCAGCGAGCGTATTTGATCTAGATGGATCAAGATATCTTCTGGAGTTTCGACATGTCCATACATCATGGTTGCTGTCGTTTTAAATCCAACTTCATGGGCTTCTTTGTGGATCTGTATCCATGCATTTTCGTACATTTTTTTAGGAGAAATGCGTTTTCGAACACTTTCTGAGAGAATTTCTGCGCCTCCACCTGGAATAGAGCGCTGTCCTGCATCAAAAAGGGCTTGCAACACAT
This genomic stretch from Chlamydiota bacterium harbors:
- the miaA gene encoding tRNA dimethylallyltransferase, whose amino-acid sequence is MPNHFEETFLSPEYKKMHGIAFGKMPRAIVLAGPTGVGKTVLSLQLAKIMGAEIVSCDSMQVYKGMDIGTAKPSILERNEIPHHLIDIREVKKPINVVEFFQEAKKATESIVSRNRIPIFVGGTGFYIQALIHGPPIGPPADANVRKLLHSDLERFSIEALYDRICKLDPEYAKDITPFDKHKILRALEIMAITHKKVSDFHPKKFSKGLELDFHCWFLSRSRKALYERIEQRCDQMIKIGFLEEMEDLVQKGLQTNVTASNAIGYRQALDFLHSKRTEEEFHDFIAKFKQKTRQYAKKQFTWFRKQKEFRWLDLEKYSQEAAIQAVLLDFERR
- the mqnC gene encoding Cyclic dehypoxanthine futalosine synthase, which gives rise to MQRISFEEGLTLFENAPLSMLQEKAQDVRNIKNPKKRVTFVLDTNPNYTNVCDACCTFCAFYRNKNATDAYTKSVEEVMEDVAFASNQGLTTVLLQGGLNADLPLEYYVSLVKETKRLFPNINPHFFTACEIDCIAKVENMTTKDVLQALFDAGQRSIPGGGAEILSESVRKRISPKKMYENAWIQIHKEAHEVGFKTTATMMYGHVETPEDILIHLDQIRSLQDETQGFTAFIPWSYKSGNNPLKKHVKHCAGPEDYFRILSFARIYLDNFDHIQASWFPEGKEAGMLALNYGADDFGGTILQESVHRKANFVNKTTQMEIIEMIKQAGFEPFERDTFYNILVPCDKFHL
- the cutA gene encoding Divalent-cation tolerance protein CutA; amino-acid sequence: MGRVPHEQEVKVILKTQKKHFDAICTLIEKNASYETNEILSVSIDQGSKAYVEWVFDALKSN
- the btrV gene encoding putative anti-sigma factor antagonist BtrV is translated as MHIEEEKKKDYVIIKVSGRLDAINSPRFEKKMKEKLDEEKRKILLDFLDVEYLSSSGMRVLLSFTKKLDALGGKLVVFNVDEDVLEVLKMAGFDRVIKIVSSQQKAEELMA